From Acidipropionibacterium acidipropionici, one genomic window encodes:
- a CDS encoding DUF805 domain-containing protein, with protein MSHQPWGNQPPEPWQHEQAYPYEQPYPQAGRQLGPYPQPDPYPQAPGPYPYQAPVTPYGTDGYPAYPGGPFLARARPSVGLGLAVKLFFRNYAVFNGRASRSEYWFATLFNGLVEIAFAIAMVVSGGFAFIQMIDNPDSEFGATLGVGFIAICLLYGLYGLATFVPSLSITVRRLHDSGRSGLLALLMLGTVIPYLSLVFSVVLIVLLAQRPDPTAWQRYDTGRLPAAD; from the coding sequence ATGTCGCATCAGCCCTGGGGGAACCAGCCTCCGGAACCCTGGCAGCACGAGCAGGCCTATCCGTACGAGCAGCCCTACCCGCAGGCCGGCCGGCAGCTCGGCCCCTATCCTCAGCCAGATCCGTACCCACAGGCGCCGGGCCCCTACCCGTACCAGGCCCCTGTGACGCCGTACGGCACCGATGGATATCCCGCCTACCCGGGCGGGCCCTTCCTCGCCCGGGCCCGGCCCTCGGTGGGGCTCGGGCTTGCGGTCAAACTGTTCTTCCGGAACTACGCGGTCTTCAACGGCCGTGCCTCGCGGAGCGAGTACTGGTTCGCCACCCTGTTCAACGGGCTCGTCGAGATCGCCTTCGCCATCGCGATGGTGGTCTCGGGGGGATTCGCTTTCATCCAGATGATCGACAATCCGGATTCCGAGTTCGGCGCCACCCTCGGGGTCGGGTTCATCGCCATCTGCCTGCTGTACGGACTTTACGGCCTGGCGACCTTCGTGCCCAGTCTGTCGATCACTGTCAGGCGCCTCCACGACTCGGGCAGGTCGGGGCTGCTGGCCCTCCTCATGCTGGGAACCGTGATCCCCTACCTGAGCCTCGTGTTCAGCGTCGTCCTCATCGTCCTGCTGGCCCAGAGACCGGATCCCACCGCCTGGCAGCGCTACGACACCGGCCGGCTTCCCGCCGCCGATTGA
- a CDS encoding thiamine-phosphate kinase, with protein MAKTGPTIAEIGEFPLIRSLVRDLPSDPAVSLGPGDDGAVFLVDGSAVVSTDVLVEGVHFRRNWSGAQDIGRKSVAVNIADIEAMGALPVALVIGFSAPADLPVSWAREFMTGLREEASRAGAAIVGGDTTAGQVVTISVTVIGQTAGVAPVRRDGAAPGDAVAVKGRLGWAAAGLVVLGRGFRSPRVVVEAQRCPEVPYGAGRQAALAGAHAMIDVSDGLVADLGHIAEASGFAIDIDQARLDLPDPLRTVGMATGLDPMTWVLGGGEDHAIAATFAVGDVPEDWQVVGRVLTGEEQSEPTVLVDGRPWEHQAGWTHF; from the coding sequence ATGGCCAAGACCGGTCCGACCATCGCGGAGATCGGAGAGTTCCCGCTCATCAGGTCGCTGGTGCGCGACCTCCCGTCGGACCCGGCGGTCTCACTGGGGCCCGGCGATGACGGGGCGGTCTTCCTGGTCGACGGATCGGCGGTGGTCTCCACCGACGTGCTGGTCGAGGGGGTTCACTTCCGGCGGAACTGGTCGGGGGCCCAGGACATCGGTCGTAAATCGGTGGCCGTCAACATCGCCGACATCGAGGCGATGGGGGCCCTGCCGGTCGCCCTGGTGATCGGCTTCAGCGCACCCGCCGACCTGCCCGTCAGCTGGGCCCGGGAGTTCATGACCGGGCTGCGCGAGGAGGCCTCCCGGGCCGGCGCCGCCATCGTCGGCGGCGACACCACCGCGGGCCAGGTGGTCACGATCTCGGTGACCGTCATCGGACAGACCGCCGGCGTCGCACCGGTCCGCCGCGACGGGGCCGCGCCCGGCGACGCGGTCGCCGTGAAGGGACGGCTGGGATGGGCCGCCGCAGGGCTGGTCGTACTCGGACGCGGGTTCCGCTCCCCGCGAGTCGTCGTCGAGGCCCAGCGGTGCCCGGAGGTGCCCTACGGTGCGGGCCGCCAGGCCGCACTGGCCGGCGCCCACGCCATGATCGACGTCTCCGACGGCCTGGTGGCCGATCTGGGCCACATCGCCGAGGCATCCGGCTTCGCCATCGACATCGACCAGGCCCGGCTCGACCTCCCCGACCCGCTGCGCACCGTGGGAATGGCCACCGGCCTCGATCCGATGACATGGGTGCTCGGAGGAGGGGAGGACCACGCCATCGCCGCCACCTTCGCGGTCGGAGACGTGCCCGAGGACTGGCAGGTCGTCGGGCGGGTGCTCACCGGCGAGGAGCAGTCCGAGCCCACCGTCCTGGTGGACGGCCGCCCCTGGGAGCACCAGGCCGGCTGGACGCACTTCTAG
- a CDS encoding integrase catalytic domain-containing protein yields MDRELSMAARREITKKYAHQYRAASKKDKSVLLDSLTATTGWTRDHARRAIRAALTRKGAASQQKRRPRPRKYSYDAVKVLQHVWSVTGQPSGKYLAPVMDDTLNRLERFKEFGKVTRRATPAVLTELRSMSAATIDRYLKPFKDAAYPAAGLSATRPAPHILRAAVPLRTSLDGPITDPGLVEVDTVAHCGHTLVGEFLWTLSATLPVSGYTVLTTVKNKAFVHIGAGMDRIVDQMPVPVAEVHVDNGSEFINWGLIDWAKGHDIAMSRSRPYKKNDNAHVEQRNGDWVRRHAFRYRYETATELQLLNQLWPLVMARKNHLLPCVKAIGWTTTSAGRKKRVYDKPKTPYQRLVDSGVLDPATRARLAAEHDRLNPADLARRITDIQNQLIRLAERRTQTDQPAA; encoded by the coding sequence ATGGATCGGGAGCTGTCGATGGCCGCACGCCGTGAGATCACCAAGAAGTACGCCCACCAGTACCGGGCCGCATCGAAGAAGGACAAGTCGGTGCTGCTGGACTCCCTGACCGCCACCACAGGCTGGACCCGTGACCACGCCCGCCGCGCGATCCGGGCAGCCCTGACGCGGAAAGGTGCCGCGTCCCAGCAGAAGCGCCGGCCCCGGCCCCGCAAGTACTCCTACGACGCCGTGAAGGTCCTCCAGCACGTGTGGAGCGTGACGGGTCAGCCCTCCGGGAAGTACCTGGCCCCCGTGATGGACGACACCCTGAACAGGCTGGAACGCTTCAAGGAGTTCGGGAAAGTCACCCGCCGGGCCACCCCCGCGGTGCTGACCGAACTGCGCTCCATGTCGGCGGCCACCATCGACAGGTACCTGAAACCCTTCAAGGACGCCGCCTACCCGGCCGCCGGCCTGTCAGCCACCCGACCCGCCCCTCACATCCTGCGTGCCGCGGTGCCGCTGCGCACCAGCCTGGACGGGCCGATCACCGATCCCGGGCTGGTAGAGGTCGACACCGTGGCCCACTGCGGCCACACCCTGGTCGGGGAATTCCTGTGGACCTTGTCGGCCACCCTGCCCGTCTCCGGCTACACGGTCCTGACCACGGTCAAGAACAAGGCATTCGTCCACATCGGGGCCGGCATGGACCGGATCGTCGACCAGATGCCCGTGCCCGTGGCGGAGGTCCACGTCGACAACGGGTCGGAGTTCATCAACTGGGGCCTCATCGACTGGGCGAAGGGCCACGACATCGCGATGTCCCGCTCGCGGCCCTACAAGAAGAACGACAACGCCCACGTCGAGCAGCGCAACGGCGACTGGGTCCGCCGCCACGCCTTCAGATACCGCTACGAGACCGCAACCGAGCTTCAGCTGCTCAACCAGTTGTGGCCCCTGGTGATGGCCCGCAAGAACCACCTACTGCCCTGCGTCAAGGCCATCGGCTGGACCACCACCTCCGCGGGGCGCAAGAAGCGGGTCTACGACAAGCCCAAGACCCCTTACCAGCGGCTGGTCGACTCCGGTGTCCTGGACCCCGCCACACGGGCCCGCCTGGCAGCCGAGCACGACAGGCTCAACCCCGCCGATCTGGCCCGGCGGATCACCGACATCCAGAACCAGCTCATCCGCCTAGCCGAACGTCGCACCCAGACCGACCAACCCGCCGCCTGA